The Rhododendron vialii isolate Sample 1 chromosome 5a, ASM3025357v1 genome contains a region encoding:
- the LOC131326670 gene encoding aldehyde oxidase GLOX-like, protein MAAPIFFGLQFLCFAFAIIQTSADLPGTWELLVPNAGIASMHTAVTPFNTVVLLDRANIGLSNLSLPNGECRDDPFEEDLKHDCSAHSAVLDLNTNGIRPLEILTDTWCSSGQFLPNGTLLQSGGNDDGNRKFRMFTPCEAASFCDWVELQNVELSQGRWYATNQILPDGSIIIIGGISVSSVEYFPPRSSGAVDFQFLVESRDNQTDNLYPYVHLLPQGNLFIFANNQSVLYDYDNNVIVKKFPILEGGPRNYPSAGSSAMLALESNYSTATIVICGGAQYGAYNNQSVNTPAQGSCGRIVATDPNPIWEMEEMPFVRIMGDMVMLPTGDVLIINGAQAGSQGYGLATNPCLNPVLYQHDQPEGSRFMTLTPSSIPRLYHSTANLLPDGRVLLAGSNTHYYYTFGVDFPTELRIEAFSPEYLTANNANLRPAVVNTPTTVKYGQLYNVSVTVPTPLTGIVEVNFASAPYNTHSFSQGQRLVKLVVTSVVPNVNGQYMIACTAPPNGIVAPPGYYMMFVVNQGVPSVASWVQLTS, encoded by the coding sequence ATGGCCGCACCCATTTTCTTCGGTTTACAATTCCTCTGCTTCGCCTTCGCGATCATCCAAACCAGTGCCGACCTCCCGGGCACGTGGGAGCTCCTGGTCCCCAACGCCGGCATTGCCTCCATGCACACCGCCGTGACCCCGTTCAACACCGTCGTCCTCCTGGACCGTGCTAACATCGGCCTGTCCAATCTGTCGCTCCCGAATGGTGAATGCCGCGACGACCCATTCGAAGAGGACTTAAAGCACGATTGCTCTGCCCACTCCGCCGTCCTCGACCTCAACACCAACGGAATCCGTCCCCTTGAGATCCTCACCGACACGTGGTGCTCATCGGGCCAATTCCTCCCTAATGGCACCCTCCTCCAATCGGGCGGCAATGACGACGGCAACAGGAAGTTCCGAATGTTCACCCCCTGCGAAGCCGCTTCCTTCTGCGATTGGGTTGAGCTTCAAAATGTCGAGTTGTCCCAAGGTCGTTGGTACGCCACTAATCAGATACTCCCCGATGGTTCTATCATAATAATCGGGGGAATCAGCGTTAGCAGCGTGGAGTATTTCCCGCCGAGATCTAGCGGCGCAGTCGATTTCCAGTTCCTCGTCGAGTCAAGAGACAACCAGACGGATAACCTTTATCCATATGTTCACCTTCTGCCTCAAGGAAATCTTTTTATATTTGCTAACAATCAATCTGTGCTATATGATTACGATAATAACGTGattgtaaaaaaatttcctataCTAGAGGGGGGTCCACGTAACTATCCATCTGCAGGATCCTCTGCCATGCTGGCATTGGAAAGTAATTATTCCACGGCCACGATTGTCATTTGCGGTGGGGCTCAATACGGCGCCTACAATAATCAAAGTGTAAATACTCCGGCTCAGGGGAGTTGCGGGCGGATCGTGGCGACTGATCCCAACCCCATTTGGGAGATGGAGGAAATGCCatttgttcgaatcatgggAGACATGGTGATGCTACCAACAGGTGACGTATTAATCATCAACGGGGCTCAAGCGGGGTCGCAAGGGTATGGATTGGCGACGAACCCGTGTTTGAACCCGGTTCTATACCAACATGACCAACCTGAGGGATCCCGGTTTATGACATTAACCCCCAGTTCAATCCCCAGGTTGTACCATTCGACTGCGAATTTATTGCCCGACGGGAGAGTTTTGCTTGCTGGAAGTAACACACATTACTACTACACATTCGGCGTGGATTTCCCAACGGAGCTGAGAATCGAGGCGTTTTCGCCTGAGTATTTGACAGCAAACAATGCAAATTTGAGGCCGGCAGTAGTGAACACGCCAACGACGGTAAAGTACGGACAACTTTACAATGTATCTGTAACGGTGCCGACACCGTTGACGGGGATAGTCGAGGTGAATTTTGCAAGTGCGCCTTACAATACGCATTCATTTTCGCAGGGGCAGAGGTTGGTGAAGCTGGTTGTCACCAGTGTCGTGCCGAACGTTAATGGACAGTACATGATTGCGTGTACGGCGCCACCCAACGGAATAGTGGCGCCACCAGGGTATTATATGATGTTTGTGGTTAACCAGGGAGTGCCGAGTGTTGCTAGTTGGGTCCAATTGACCTCCTAA